One genomic segment of Actinomycetota bacterium includes these proteins:
- a CDS encoding multifunctional oxoglutarate decarboxylase/oxoglutarate dehydrogenase thiamine pyrophosphate-binding subunit/dihydrolipoyllysine-residue succinyltransferase subunit codes for MTDVESTQISKETFGANQWLVEEMYRRYQENPKAVSESWQEFFEGYTLPGDNGRNRRARPAPRPQAMAQPESRPAPSSAPAAAGPQEVPEDATPLRGVAARIAENMEASLGIPTATSVRTLPAKLLEENRRVINRWLSGHRGGKVSFTHIIGWAILKGLQARPAMNASYAEVDGKPHVVQRKHVNFGLAVDIEKSDGSRVLLVPNIKNADELDFAEFHACYEELIRKVRNNKLTPEDFADTTVTLTNPGTVGTRLSVPRLMPNQGLIVGTGSIGYPPEYEASDPRTLARLGVGKVMTITSTYDHRVIQGAESGLFLSQVHDLLLGGERFYDEIFASLRVPYEPVRWSADRADSSSQDGELRKQARVAQLVNMYRVRGHLLADLNPIAWEVLSHPELDISHYGLSVWDLDREFLTEDLPGPQRQPLRQILDTLRDAYSRTIGVEYMHISDPQQKRWIQERVERGHADLSVEDKKHILARLNAAEGFERFLHAKYTGHKRFSLEGAESLIPMLDTLFETAVDQGMVEAVMGMSHRGRLNVLANVVGKPLPEIFKEFEGDLDPDTVQGSGDVKYHLGITGRFTSRAGNDLAVVLASNPSHLEAVDPVVEGMARAKQDLLGEEAHDRVLPVLLHGDAAFAGQGVVAETLNMSALQGYRTGGTIHVVVNNLIGFTTSPKSGRSTLYATDIAKMIQAPILHVNGDDPEACVRVMKLAFAYRQAFKRDIVIDLMCYRRYGHNEADEPAFTQPLMYSQIDERRSVRKLYTEYLLNRGELTIEEAESSLENFRSGMQKAFEETKGADRTDDIRALRPPAPLGVVAPAETGVERDRLQYIHEVANSYPTDFRPHPKLQRQIAKRADMLERDAIDWPAGEALAFGSLLLEGFSVRLSGQDSRRGTFSQRHAVLVDHETGEEYQPLCNLGQGQAPFRIFDSLLSEFAAMGFEYGYSVANGDALVCWEAQFGDFVNEAQVIIDQFLAAGEDKWDQESGLVLLLPHGYEGQGPEHSSARLERFLTLCAEDNMQVVQPTTPAQYFHVLRRQLHRTIRKPLVVLTPKSLLRLPDARSKTDEFVSGHFRETLDDIQVEDPKAVKRILLCTGKVAYLLAGARNEREAPAAIVRVEQLYPFPKEQLTEIFARYPNATEVRWVQEEPENMGGWTFVHHRLRDGLDKRLTLRVAARAESASPATGSNRVHEQETQELLDKALENL; via the coding sequence ATGACCGACGTGGAGAGCACCCAGATCAGCAAAGAGACCTTCGGCGCCAACCAGTGGTTGGTAGAGGAGATGTACCGCCGCTACCAGGAGAACCCCAAGGCGGTATCTGAGTCCTGGCAGGAGTTCTTCGAGGGCTACACCCTCCCCGGCGACAACGGGAGGAACCGGAGGGCGCGACCGGCGCCGCGGCCGCAAGCCATGGCGCAGCCCGAGTCGCGTCCTGCGCCTTCCTCCGCTCCCGCTGCAGCCGGCCCCCAAGAGGTGCCAGAAGACGCGACGCCCCTGCGGGGCGTTGCGGCGCGGATCGCCGAGAACATGGAGGCCTCGCTCGGCATCCCCACCGCCACCTCGGTCCGAACGCTTCCCGCGAAGCTCCTGGAGGAGAACCGCCGCGTCATCAACCGGTGGCTTAGCGGTCATCGCGGCGGCAAGGTCTCCTTCACCCACATCATCGGGTGGGCGATCCTGAAGGGGCTTCAGGCGCGGCCAGCGATGAACGCGAGCTACGCAGAGGTCGACGGCAAGCCACACGTCGTCCAGCGCAAGCACGTCAACTTCGGCCTCGCTGTAGATATCGAGAAGTCAGACGGGAGCCGGGTGTTGCTGGTCCCGAACATCAAGAACGCGGACGAGCTGGACTTCGCCGAGTTCCACGCCTGCTACGAGGAGCTCATCCGAAAGGTAAGGAACAACAAGCTCACGCCCGAGGATTTCGCCGACACCACCGTCACGCTCACGAACCCGGGCACCGTCGGGACCCGGCTGTCGGTTCCCCGGCTGATGCCGAACCAAGGTTTGATCGTCGGCACCGGCTCGATCGGATACCCGCCCGAGTACGAGGCGTCGGACCCGCGGACCCTCGCGCGCCTCGGCGTCGGCAAGGTCATGACCATCACCAGCACGTACGACCACCGGGTGATCCAGGGGGCCGAGTCTGGACTCTTCCTCTCGCAGGTGCACGACCTGCTCCTCGGCGGCGAGCGCTTCTATGACGAGATCTTTGCCTCCCTGCGCGTGCCGTACGAGCCGGTCAGGTGGAGCGCCGACCGCGCCGACAGCTCGAGCCAGGACGGTGAGCTCCGCAAGCAAGCGCGGGTGGCACAGCTGGTCAACATGTACCGGGTACGCGGCCACCTGCTGGCGGACCTGAACCCGATCGCATGGGAGGTCCTCTCACACCCAGAGCTGGACATCTCGCACTATGGGCTCAGCGTGTGGGACCTGGATCGCGAGTTCCTCACCGAAGACCTCCCCGGCCCCCAGCGCCAACCGCTCCGTCAGATACTCGACACCCTGCGCGATGCATACAGCCGCACGATCGGCGTCGAGTACATGCACATCTCGGATCCGCAACAGAAGCGATGGATCCAGGAACGGGTCGAGCGAGGGCACGCGGACCTGTCGGTGGAAGACAAGAAGCACATCCTCGCCCGGCTGAACGCGGCCGAAGGGTTCGAGCGCTTCCTGCATGCGAAGTACACCGGCCACAAGCGGTTCTCGTTGGAGGGGGCCGAGAGCCTGATCCCCATGCTCGACACGCTGTTCGAGACGGCGGTGGACCAAGGCATGGTCGAGGCCGTGATGGGGATGTCCCACCGCGGGCGCTTGAACGTGCTCGCGAATGTAGTCGGCAAGCCGCTTCCGGAGATATTCAAGGAGTTCGAGGGTGATCTCGATCCCGACACCGTGCAGGGGTCGGGGGACGTGAAGTACCACCTCGGGATCACGGGCCGCTTCACGTCTCGCGCGGGCAACGACCTGGCGGTGGTGCTCGCCTCGAACCCGTCGCACCTCGAGGCAGTCGATCCTGTCGTCGAGGGCATGGCGCGCGCCAAGCAAGACCTCCTCGGCGAGGAGGCGCACGACCGCGTCCTGCCCGTCCTTCTCCACGGAGACGCCGCCTTCGCAGGGCAGGGTGTTGTCGCCGAGACGCTCAACATGTCGGCGCTGCAGGGCTACCGCACGGGCGGGACGATCCACGTCGTGGTGAACAACCTCATCGGGTTCACGACGTCGCCGAAGTCCGGCCGTTCGACGCTGTACGCGACCGACATCGCGAAGATGATCCAGGCCCCGATCCTGCACGTCAACGGCGACGATCCTGAGGCGTGCGTGCGCGTGATGAAGCTCGCCTTCGCCTACCGCCAAGCCTTCAAGCGCGACATCGTCATCGACCTCATGTGCTACCGCCGTTACGGCCACAACGAGGCCGACGAGCCTGCGTTCACGCAGCCTCTGATGTACTCCCAGATCGACGAGCGCCGCTCGGTCCGGAAGCTCTACACCGAGTACCTGCTGAACCGGGGGGAGCTGACGATCGAAGAGGCCGAGAGCTCACTAGAGAACTTCCGCTCCGGGATGCAGAAAGCGTTCGAAGAGACTAAGGGAGCCGACCGGACTGACGACATCCGTGCGCTCCGGCCACCCGCCCCGCTGGGCGTCGTTGCGCCCGCCGAGACCGGAGTGGAGCGCGACCGGCTGCAGTACATCCACGAGGTCGCGAACAGTTACCCCACCGACTTCCGCCCCCACCCGAAGCTCCAGCGTCAGATCGCGAAGCGCGCCGACATGCTCGAGCGCGACGCCATCGATTGGCCTGCCGGTGAGGCGCTCGCCTTCGGCTCGCTGCTCCTAGAGGGCTTCAGCGTCAGGCTGTCCGGCCAGGACTCCCGCCGCGGGACCTTCAGCCAGCGACACGCGGTTCTCGTCGATCACGAGACGGGGGAGGAATACCAGCCGCTGTGCAACCTCGGGCAGGGCCAGGCTCCGTTCCGGATCTTCGACAGCTTGCTATCGGAATTCGCCGCCATGGGCTTCGAATACGGCTACTCGGTGGCGAACGGCGATGCGCTCGTGTGCTGGGAGGCGCAGTTCGGTGACTTCGTCAACGAGGCGCAGGTCATCATCGATCAGTTCCTGGCTGCCGGTGAGGACAAGTGGGACCAAGAGAGTGGGCTTGTGCTGTTGCTCCCGCATGGGTACGAAGGCCAAGGCCCCGAGCACTCGAGCGCGCGGCTCGAGCGGTTCCTCACGCTCTGCGCCGAGGACAACATGCAGGTGGTTCAGCCGACGACGCCCGCGCAGTACTTCCACGTCCTGCGCCGCCAACTCCACCGCACGATCCGCAAACCTCTCGTCGTCCTCACGCCGAAGTCACTGCTTCGGTTGCCGGACGCGCGCAGCAAGACAGATGAGTTCGTCTCCGGTCACTTCCGCGAGACGCTCGATGACATCCAGGTGGAAGACCCGAAGGCCGTGAAACGCATCCTCTTGTGCACGGGGAAGGTCGCTTACCTGCTGGCGGGCGCCCGCAACGAACGTGAGGCTCCGGCCGCCATCGTGCGCGTCGAGCAGCTGTATCCCTTCCCGAAGGAGCAGCTGACGGAGATCTTCGCCCGCTACCCCAACGCGACGGAGGTTCGGTGGGTGCAAGAGGAGCCCGAGAACATGGGCGGCTGGACGTTCGTGCACCATCGACTTCGGGACGGTCTCGACAAGCGCCTCACCCTGAGGGTTGCTGCCCGCGCCGAGAGCGCCAGCCCCGCGACCGGAAGCAACCGCGTGCACGAGCAGGAAACCCAGGAGCTGTTGGACAAGGCCCTCGAGAACCTCTAG
- a CDS encoding MFS transporter, with translation MGITFTRTRARLVTPVFLLVMLSTFAYFVALGMITPTLPRYVEGPLASGNLAVGITVGAFAITAVLLRPFVGRVSDRRGRRILIIGGGLVVGASIVGYGVADSLWPLLVARLLTGVGEAAFYVGAATVINDIAPNDRRGEALSYFSLALFGGLAVGPVLGETILERVDFGAVWWWAGASAAFAGFVGFLVTETRPDGAGDGATKLIHRGALLPGTVLGTNIWGLATFSAFIPLYVLQIGMGGSRFVFALNSAIIISIRLFGARLPDRLGPRLSSRLALTGVGLGFLVMALWAEPVGLYVGTVFYSIGHALLFPALMTMAINQAPVSERGAVIGTFTSFFDLSFGIGAASAGAIASQVGYNGAFGIAALVAAGGLVLLGYVGRARSRIAAQPEAEAA, from the coding sequence GTGGGCATCACCTTCACCCGCACGCGGGCCCGGCTCGTCACGCCGGTGTTCCTGCTGGTGATGCTGTCTACTTTCGCCTACTTCGTCGCGCTCGGGATGATCACCCCTACGCTGCCGCGCTACGTCGAGGGCCCGCTCGCCAGCGGGAACCTTGCAGTGGGAATCACCGTCGGCGCTTTCGCTATCACTGCCGTCCTCCTGCGTCCCTTCGTCGGACGCGTCAGCGACAGGCGAGGCCGGAGGATCCTGATCATCGGCGGCGGCCTCGTAGTCGGCGCCTCGATCGTGGGCTACGGAGTGGCGGACTCGTTATGGCCGTTGCTGGTGGCGCGGCTGCTCACGGGAGTGGGCGAAGCCGCGTTCTATGTAGGTGCAGCCACCGTCATCAATGACATCGCCCCCAACGACAGGCGCGGCGAGGCGCTCAGCTATTTCTCGCTGGCGCTGTTCGGAGGTCTCGCGGTCGGCCCGGTGCTCGGCGAAACGATCCTCGAGCGCGTCGACTTCGGCGCGGTCTGGTGGTGGGCGGGAGCCAGTGCAGCGTTCGCGGGATTCGTCGGCTTCCTGGTCACGGAGACGCGCCCCGACGGCGCCGGCGACGGCGCCACGAAGTTGATCCATCGCGGGGCGCTACTGCCTGGGACGGTGCTGGGAACGAACATCTGGGGCCTCGCCACCTTCTCCGCCTTCATCCCGCTGTATGTGTTGCAGATAGGGATGGGCGGGTCTCGCTTCGTCTTCGCGCTGAACTCCGCGATCATCATCTCGATCCGTCTGTTCGGAGCTCGGCTCCCGGACAGGCTGGGTCCTCGGTTGTCGTCGCGGCTCGCCCTCACGGGGGTCGGGCTCGGCTTCCTCGTAATGGCCCTGTGGGCGGAGCCGGTCGGTCTCTACGTCGGCACCGTCTTCTATTCGATCGGGCACGCGCTGCTGTTCCCCGCTCTGATGACGATGGCGATCAACCAGGCGCCGGTCTCGGAGCGCGGCGCGGTGATCGGGACCTTCACCTCTTTCTTCGACCTGTCCTTCGGCATCGGAGCCGCGAGTGCCGGTGCGATCGCATCGCAGGTCGGCTACAACGGCGCCTTCGGGATCGCGGCTCTGGTCGCGGCAGGAGGCCTCGTGCTGCTCGGGTACGTGGGTCGAGCCCGTTCGCGAATCGCCGCACAGCCAGAAGCAGAGGCGGCCTAG
- a CDS encoding site-specific integrase, which produces MAHIKKVARATKDGKKRHAWMVRYRDPDRVERARTFAKRVDAENFASSIETDILRNDYVDPRAGKVPLEEWAKKWAGGLTVKPKTKATYESLLRSRILPVFGNRRLSQLHRSDIQEWIASMLEEGLSPSRARQAVIVLRLMLDAAVDDRLIARNPADRIKLPKIEHKEAEYFDPAVADQIIGAVPAEYRLLFKILAILGLRYGEAVVLRRRHVDFLRRRIRVEESMAEVSGKLVFGPTKSHAERSIPIPPSLLDELEQHLDSIDADPDTLLFTGEKGGPLRYRFSYMNVWRPVLAKLKMPVVGMHALRHSAAARMISAGASPKAVQSIMGHRSAAFTLTVYGHLFDEDMDALARRLDSYPIQQTTPVRA; this is translated from the coding sequence ATGGCGCACATCAAGAAGGTCGCTAGGGCAACCAAAGACGGCAAGAAACGGCACGCATGGATGGTCCGTTATCGGGATCCCGATCGTGTCGAACGAGCCCGCACGTTCGCCAAGCGCGTGGATGCCGAGAACTTCGCCTCTTCGATCGAGACGGACATTCTGCGCAATGACTACGTCGATCCTCGTGCCGGCAAAGTGCCCCTGGAGGAATGGGCCAAGAAGTGGGCGGGAGGGCTCACGGTGAAGCCCAAGACGAAGGCGACGTATGAGTCCCTTCTTCGCAGCCGCATCCTGCCGGTGTTCGGGAACCGTCGCCTATCGCAGCTGCATCGGTCGGACATCCAGGAATGGATCGCCTCGATGCTTGAAGAAGGCCTGTCCCCCAGCCGCGCCCGCCAGGCTGTGATCGTTCTGCGGCTAATGCTCGATGCCGCCGTCGACGATCGCCTAATCGCCCGCAATCCTGCCGACCGCATCAAGCTTCCGAAGATCGAGCACAAAGAAGCAGAGTACTTCGACCCCGCCGTTGCGGATCAAATCATCGGCGCCGTTCCCGCCGAATACCGGTTGCTGTTCAAGATCCTCGCCATCCTGGGGCTTCGCTACGGTGAGGCGGTGGTCCTACGGCGTCGCCACGTCGACTTCCTTCGGCGCCGAATTCGCGTCGAGGAATCCATGGCCGAAGTCAGCGGGAAGCTCGTATTCGGCCCGACCAAATCTCACGCCGAACGCTCAATTCCCATCCCGCCATCGCTCCTCGATGAGCTCGAGCAGCACCTGGACTCCATCGACGCCGATCCCGACACGCTGCTCTTCACAGGCGAGAAAGGCGGACCGCTCCGCTATCGGTTCTCCTACATGAACGTTTGGCGCCCCGTTCTTGCTAAGTTGAAGATGCCCGTCGTCGGCATGCATGCACTCCGTCACTCAGCCGCAGCTCGGATGATCTCCGCCGGCGCTTCTCCGAAGGCGGTTCAGTCCATCATGGGCCATCGCTCTGCGGCATTCACCCTTACCGTCTACGGCCACCTTTTTGACGAAGATATGGACGCACTGGCAAGACGCCTGGATAGCTACCCGATCCAACAAACCACGCCCGTTAGGGCCTAA
- a CDS encoding tetratricopeptide repeat protein yields MSSSAHEFTLVISHPRELTGDDLDALFEAGLDDATFTERDGLIFVDIARKGADALKVISEAIRVLERTLPESAVVRVEPDDLVTLSGIAERTKRSRESVRLLVEGKRGPGDFPRPVTLVDSKSRLWRWSDVARWFHERLGQEVEVGLDTATSLAAINAALELRTQRTRLGEAEHESLEALVGRSLATEIEKHSEKPGPTLDIAGELIGIANPVLGLLAKWAGTKLFSETPIGTAINRTQNLFSGIEIDHSLRKWSTGPAFRDLMARVAVGHRDLDVIQVAHDFVALTGFFYEDDRRTLEVAAVVLQTFAVILHEEMLKSPYGLAVKSARDERNQARTEQYLERALDSVQGVEGQIHGMEGQLHRMEARIIHEINTAQEKPTTSENDKIHARIDVARDLLKGGKPSSAHAAALQILNDVEAESIDDPFLRFRIATVLGSTYLELGNLEKAYEHLLSAYEWQPRSADALANLALVELLNDDVTTALKHARRALEIDSQHAHAKGTLLSCLASSGGVDELEAIATEIKDTEDSGLLASLGVVRFKQGRYTEAEDLLRRSLDQGGSSPQIDLYLGSAIFAGVQERLQKDPPLYWRIELSDLDSLAKADAAFTSAVDQLAEQEGAALLTDALASRAAVRVMLGRDEDAIADVKRALERDSTHRLAVANMGLLLLARGEAEDAIDFLRRTYEADPSHEKAFKLAQALGEAGRPKEIPELLKPWLPDDVAEWDALTVDVLLHAYEKSQAVAEIEQLVGRLLESSTDPSALWVYARHLRRTGDSDGYLIQLRQALGLATRNLRERIIMDLADALFDKGEFGEAASLYREVVDPSSERDIGKRYITALYNSGSLRLALELATSMREAVGGAIPVITEIEALVLARIGEMDRARELFVMLAELEPDRQSHRLQAVLLAIETGNKAEAGRLLKKVDVASIENDPRELMQLAHARMAVGEGGVLPLAYRARRLAFDDPEIHLAYVGAFLNREEEDKKLLDVETVGLDTAVHLRSGDGERHFLIVDEDLPRRPDELPPEDSLAQRLIGLRKGDEAKIREGIEELTYEVTDVQSKYVFAFQETLLEFGTRFPEHEGLHRFQVADDDLTPLIRVLEAQRKQVETSLEFYRSRLIPISTLSKMLRKHPAEVWIGLLNDSEQAVKVSTGGFADFEEELENARKAEVLVLDTVGFLTAQSLELVDSLLKTKKQVVISQAVADEIRNRATDVLQGPEATGQLRGGEPGIVMDEFSPEQLEEQRTFYENILEVLNSKLEIRPTHELLDLDARLRSKMEDTIGKAALSSALLAKELAGILYTDDFALRALSRNEYSVKGTWTQPILELLRDRDLIDAGQHRQALSKLAAGRCLYLRVTPEVVLDTLRDFEFASSQEVTRFVESIFGTDYGDDYVTILAADVIRNLWLEPLTNERKLLVLDLILAGLTRDRVPETVLGQLERSLDARLMLLPTIRAVVFETLRLWHQRNRIMRGLNTE; encoded by the coding sequence GTGAGTAGCTCAGCGCATGAGTTCACACTGGTCATCTCTCATCCCAGAGAGCTGACGGGGGACGACCTTGATGCCTTGTTCGAGGCCGGCCTCGACGACGCCACATTCACAGAACGAGACGGGCTGATCTTTGTCGACATCGCTCGAAAGGGTGCCGACGCTCTCAAGGTGATCTCCGAGGCAATCCGTGTTCTAGAGCGCACGCTTCCCGAGTCTGCTGTCGTGCGGGTCGAACCCGATGATCTCGTCACGCTTTCGGGCATCGCGGAGCGAACAAAGCGAAGCAGAGAGAGCGTCCGGCTTCTCGTTGAAGGTAAACGTGGCCCCGGCGACTTTCCACGGCCTGTCACTTTGGTGGATTCGAAATCTCGCCTTTGGCGCTGGAGTGATGTCGCTCGTTGGTTCCATGAGCGCTTGGGGCAGGAGGTTGAAGTTGGACTGGACACGGCGACCTCGCTAGCGGCCATTAACGCGGCCTTGGAACTGAGGACGCAACGAACGAGGCTGGGCGAGGCTGAACATGAATCCCTAGAGGCCTTGGTGGGACGGTCGCTCGCCACTGAGATTGAAAAGCATTCCGAAAAACCCGGGCCGACCCTAGATATTGCGGGTGAGCTCATAGGGATTGCGAATCCGGTCCTCGGTCTTCTTGCAAAGTGGGCAGGGACCAAGCTGTTTAGTGAAACCCCAATCGGAACCGCGATCAATCGCACGCAGAATCTCTTCAGCGGGATTGAGATTGACCACTCGCTTAGGAAGTGGTCCACCGGTCCGGCATTCCGAGACCTCATGGCGCGCGTTGCGGTGGGTCACCGTGATTTGGATGTCATTCAGGTTGCCCATGACTTTGTTGCACTTACCGGTTTCTTCTACGAGGACGACAGGAGGACTCTCGAAGTTGCTGCGGTCGTACTGCAGACATTTGCAGTGATCCTTCACGAGGAGATGCTTAAGAGCCCTTACGGACTCGCTGTGAAGAGCGCCCGTGACGAACGAAATCAGGCCCGTACTGAGCAATATCTCGAACGCGCTCTGGATTCTGTTCAGGGAGTGGAAGGGCAAATCCACGGGATGGAAGGGCAGCTCCACCGTATGGAAGCCCGGATCATCCACGAGATAAATACGGCTCAAGAAAAGCCGACGACATCTGAGAATGACAAGATTCATGCCAGAATCGACGTCGCTCGCGATCTCCTAAAGGGCGGCAAACCGAGTAGCGCACACGCCGCTGCTCTTCAAATCCTCAACGACGTAGAAGCCGAATCAATCGACGATCCGTTCTTGCGGTTTCGGATTGCGACTGTCTTGGGGTCGACATACCTCGAACTCGGCAACCTGGAAAAGGCCTATGAGCATCTGCTCTCTGCATACGAGTGGCAGCCGAGATCTGCGGACGCCCTTGCCAATCTCGCATTGGTCGAGCTTCTCAACGACGACGTCACAACTGCCCTGAAGCATGCTCGGAGAGCTCTTGAGATCGATTCACAACACGCTCACGCCAAAGGCACTCTGCTCTCATGCCTTGCGAGTTCCGGTGGTGTCGACGAACTGGAGGCCATCGCCACTGAAATTAAGGACACGGAGGACTCCGGTCTCCTCGCCTCGCTGGGCGTCGTGCGTTTTAAGCAGGGTCGATATACCGAGGCGGAGGATCTCTTGCGACGATCTCTAGATCAGGGCGGTTCGAGTCCGCAAATAGACCTGTACTTGGGATCGGCAATATTTGCTGGCGTCCAGGAGCGTCTTCAAAAAGATCCGCCGTTGTATTGGCGTATTGAACTAAGCGACCTGGATTCCCTGGCCAAGGCAGATGCTGCCTTCACATCAGCGGTCGACCAGCTTGCGGAACAAGAGGGAGCGGCGTTACTGACGGACGCTCTCGCGAGCAGGGCTGCAGTTCGCGTAATGCTGGGTCGAGATGAGGATGCAATCGCGGATGTCAAGCGAGCTTTAGAGCGCGACTCAACCCACCGGCTCGCCGTAGCGAATATGGGCCTCCTGCTGCTCGCACGCGGTGAGGCCGAGGACGCAATTGACTTCTTACGACGAACGTATGAGGCCGATCCTTCTCACGAGAAAGCATTCAAATTGGCACAGGCTCTGGGAGAGGCTGGTCGGCCAAAAGAAATTCCGGAGCTTCTAAAGCCTTGGCTTCCTGATGACGTCGCTGAATGGGACGCTCTAACCGTCGACGTTCTTCTCCATGCATATGAGAAGTCGCAAGCTGTAGCTGAAATCGAGCAGCTTGTTGGACGACTCCTCGAGTCTTCAACTGATCCTTCTGCATTGTGGGTCTACGCACGCCACTTGCGGCGTACGGGAGACAGCGACGGTTACCTGATTCAACTTCGACAGGCGCTAGGCCTTGCGACGAGGAATTTGCGCGAACGGATAATCATGGATCTCGCCGACGCGCTGTTCGATAAGGGCGAATTCGGAGAGGCGGCATCGCTCTACCGGGAAGTCGTTGATCCCTCGTCGGAACGTGATATCGGAAAGCGGTACATCACCGCCCTCTATAACTCGGGGTCGCTGAGGTTGGCATTGGAACTTGCTACGTCGATGCGAGAAGCAGTTGGAGGAGCAATCCCGGTGATTACCGAGATTGAGGCTCTGGTGCTAGCGCGGATCGGCGAGATGGATCGTGCGCGGGAGTTGTTCGTTATGCTTGCTGAGCTCGAGCCAGATCGCCAATCCCACCGCTTACAGGCAGTCCTTCTAGCGATTGAGACGGGGAACAAGGCGGAGGCTGGGCGTCTTCTGAAAAAGGTTGATGTCGCGAGCATTGAGAACGATCCCCGGGAGTTGATGCAGCTCGCCCACGCTCGCATGGCAGTCGGAGAAGGGGGAGTCCTTCCGCTCGCATATCGAGCACGCAGACTAGCGTTCGACGATCCGGAGATTCACCTCGCCTACGTGGGTGCGTTTCTCAATAGGGAGGAGGAGGACAAGAAACTTCTAGACGTCGAAACCGTCGGTCTCGATACCGCAGTTCACCTGCGGAGCGGGGATGGAGAGAGGCATTTCCTCATCGTTGATGAAGATCTCCCTCGCCGCCCGGATGAGTTGCCTCCAGAGGACAGCCTCGCGCAGCGGCTCATCGGACTTCGCAAGGGCGACGAGGCCAAGATCAGGGAAGGGATTGAAGAACTTACTTACGAAGTCACGGATGTCCAGAGCAAGTATGTCTTCGCGTTTCAAGAGACCCTTCTCGAGTTCGGAACTCGATTCCCTGAGCATGAGGGCCTTCATCGCTTTCAGGTTGCTGATGATGACCTGACCCCGCTCATTCGAGTACTTGAGGCCCAGCGAAAGCAGGTCGAAACTTCTCTTGAGTTTTACCGGTCACGCCTCATTCCCATCAGCACCTTGTCGAAGATGCTGAGGAAGCATCCGGCTGAAGTCTGGATTGGACTTCTCAACGACTCAGAGCAGGCGGTAAAAGTATCGACCGGTGGTTTCGCTGACTTTGAAGAAGAACTCGAGAACGCTCGCAAGGCCGAAGTCCTCGTCCTGGACACCGTCGGATTCCTTACTGCGCAGAGCCTCGAACTCGTGGACTCTCTCCTGAAAACAAAGAAGCAAGTAGTTATTTCACAAGCAGTTGCTGATGAGATTCGCAATCGAGCCACTGATGTCCTTCAAGGCCCTGAAGCGACAGGTCAACTTCGAGGTGGCGAACCCGGAATCGTGATGGATGAGTTCTCCCCAGAGCAGCTTGAAGAACAGCGCACCTTTTACGAGAACATCCTCGAAGTCCTAAACAGCAAACTGGAAATCCGCCCAACTCACGAGTTGCTAGATCTCGACGCGAGACTCCGTTCGAAGATGGAAGACACCATCGGCAAGGCAGCACTGAGTTCAGCGCTTCTGGCTAAGGAGCTGGCAGGCATTCTGTATACGGATGACTTCGCATTGAGAGCCTTGAGTCGTAATGAGTACTCGGTGAAGGGAACCTGGACTCAACCAATTCTTGAGCTATTAAGAGACAGGGACCTGATTGATGCCGGGCAACACCGACAAGCTCTGTCAAAACTCGCTGCTGGGCGATGCCTATATCTCCGGGTCACGCCCGAAGTCGTTCTTGACACGCTTCGTGACTTCGAGTTCGCCTCGTCGCAGGAAGTAACTCGATTTGTTGAGTCGATTTTCGGAACCGATTACGGAGATGACTACGTCACGATTCTTGCTGCCGATGTCATTCGGAATCTGTGGCTTGAGCCGCTGACAAACGAACGCAAGCTCTTGGTGCTCGACCTGATTCTGGCTGGCTTAACTCGAGATCGTGTACCCGAGACAGTCCTAGGTCAGCTTGAAAGGTCACTCGATGCCCGTTTGATGCTCCTGCCAACGATTCGGGCGGTTGTCTTCGAAACCCTCCGACTCTGGCATCAGCGAAATCGAATCATGCGCGGGCTCAATACCGAGTAA
- a CDS encoding helix-turn-helix domain-containing protein, translated as MTITLDPQQGALAKEAAGVAEVLEHAENESEPARLMDSHGHEVELPAPFFEVLSSIADQLQRGHGVVVMPLHKLLTSNQAAEILNVSRPYLIKLLDEKVIPFEYVGTHRRIRLSDLLSYQEVRNRAREDALAEMVRMGEENSLPY; from the coding sequence ATGACGATCACGCTCGATCCCCAGCAGGGGGCGCTCGCCAAGGAAGCCGCCGGAGTGGCGGAGGTATTGGAGCACGCCGAAAACGAGAGCGAACCGGCGCGACTCATGGATTCCCATGGCCACGAAGTGGAACTGCCTGCCCCCTTTTTCGAGGTCCTAAGTTCGATCGCCGACCAGCTTCAGCGGGGTCACGGGGTCGTCGTGATGCCACTTCACAAATTGCTGACCAGCAATCAGGCAGCCGAAATCCTCAACGTCTCCAGGCCGTATCTGATCAAGCTGCTCGACGAGAAGGTGATTCCCTTCGAATACGTCGGCACGCATAGGCGCATCCGCCTGAGCGATCTTCTCTCCTATCAAGAGGTCCGCAATCGCGCTCGAGAAGACGCACTGGCCGAAATGGTCCGCATGGGGGAAGAGAACTCACTCCCCTATTAG